Below is a window of Nocardia asteroides DNA.
GATGTGACGTAGTCAACACCGATCCGCAGCGGTCATAATCGGTGGATCGGACGAAGAACGTGACCTCTCTTTGTCTGATCGGCCAACGAAGGGAGCGACCGATGCCGGACGAGGCGACCACCCTCGGGGAACTGCTCATCGCCCTCGATCACACCGTCGCCACGCTGGTCGACGCACCCGCGGGGGAGTCGGTGCCGCTGCGCGCCGTGGCCCTGGCCGAACCCGCCGACCTACGCGACCAGCTCGATGCCGACGGGCCGCTGCCGGAGGTCTATCTGCTGGTCGGCGACGACACCGAGGCGACCCTGCGATGGCTGCACGGTCTGGCCGGCCGCACCCCCGCGCAGCGGCCCCGGGTCCTGATGACCAAGAGCGCCAACGACTCTCCCGCGGTCCGGGCCGCCGCGCACGCCGCGGGCATCGCCCTGGTGCATGTGCACCGGCAGGCCCGCTGGGACCAGGTGTTCGGGCTGGTGCGCCGGATGCTGGCGCGCTCACCCGGTCAGCGGGCGGCGGCGGGGGAGCACGATCTGCTGGCCCCGGACACCGACCTGTTCGGTCTGGCGCAGGTCGTCGCCAGGGAAACCGGGGGGATGGTGTCCATCGAGGATCCGCACTCGCACGTGCTCGCGTACTCCGCCTCCGATGCCGCCGCCGACCGGCTGCGCATCCAGTCGATCCTGGGCCGCGAGGGCCCGGCCGACTATCTGCGGATCCTGCGCGAGTGGGGAGTGTTCGACCGGGTGCGGCGCAGCGACGAGGTCGTCGACGTGCCCGAACATCCCGAACTCGACATCCGCCGCAGGCTCGTCGTCGGCATCCGCCGCGGTGACCCGGCCCGGATGCTGGGCACCATCTGGCTGCAGCAGGGCGACCGGCCGCTGCGGCCCGACGCCGCCCAGGTGCTGCGCGGCGCCTCGGCGGTCGCGGCCAGGATCATCGCGCGTGGCCTGGACGCGCCTTCCACCGAGGCGCTGCTGGTGCGCCGGTTGTTCGGGGCGCACGGCGACGGCGTCGACGTCCCCTCGGTGGCCGCGGCGCTGAACCTGCCCACCACCGGACCCGCGGCGGTGATCGGGTTCGCGCGGGTCGGCCCGGATCCCGGCCCCGTGCCTTCCAGTGGTCTGATCCGGTTGCACGCCAGCGCTTTCCGGGACGATTCGGTCACCGAGGCGATCGGCGATCGGGTGTATGTCCTGCTCCCGTCGTATCACTCCGAGCGCGGTGTGGGCTCCTGGGCGCGCGAGCTCGTCGCCCAGCTGGAGCAGGCGCGCGGCCTGCTGGTGCGCGCCGCGGTCGCGGCCCCGGTGGCGGGCCTGACCGCGGTGGCGGGCGCCCGCGCCGAGGTCGACCGGGTGCTCGACAGCCCGGCCGCCGCGTCGGGCAGCCGGGTCGCGACCCTGGCCGAGGCGCGGACCGCGGTGCTGCTGGCCGAGATCGTCGACCTCGTCCGCGCCCGCCCCGACCTGCACGATCCCCGGCTCGCCGCCCTCGACGCCTACGACCGCGAACACTCCGCGCAGCTGCGGGTGTCGGTGCGCGAATACCTGCGCGTCCACGGTGAGGTGAGCGTGGCCGCGGCCGCCTTGCGGGTACATCCGAACACGCTGCGCTACCGGTTGCGGCGGGTGGAGACCGTCCTCGGCATCGACCTGGGCGATCCCGCCGACCGCTTGCTGCTGGAACTCCAGCTGGCGGCGATCCCGATTGCTCAGCCGTAGCTCATCTATTGCAGTTATGCTGCAATAGCGGCGCCGGTCGCACCGCCGGGGACGGCGGGATCATCTGAGTGAGGTTGCAGTGGTGGACGGGACGAAGACCGAGCGATTCGACATGTCGCGGCGCGGCCTGCTCGGCGTCGGAGCCGGGGCCGCCGCGGCACTGGCGACCGGCCTGGCCGTCACCGGTTGCGGTGGCGACCCGGATCCGATCAGCCCGTCGACCACCCAGACCGAGCCCACCGAGGCGATCCGGGACGCGAACCGCCGGCTCACCGACACCCTGCCCTTCGGCGACACCGCCGACTTCGCCGACGCCGATCGCGGCTGGATCGCCGCCCTGGAACCCGGCACCGTCACCGACGCCGCGGGAAAGGTGGTGTGGGACACCGAGTCCTACGACTTCCTCGCCGGTTCCTGTCCGCAGTCGGTGAACCCGAGCCTGTGGCGCCAGTCCCAGCTCACCGTGAAACAGGGCCTCTACGAGATCGCGCCCGGCTTCTACCAGATCCGCGGCCTTGACCTGTCGAACATGACGCTCATCGAAGGCGAGACCGGCGTCCTCGTCATCGACCCGCTGGTCTCGGCCGAAACCGCCGCCGCGGGGCTGGCACTGTATCGCCGGCATCGGGGTGACCGGCCGGTGACCGGCCTGATCTACTCGCACTCCCACGTCGACCACTTCGGCGGCAGCTACGGCGTGGTCACCCCGCAGGATGTCGCGGCCGGGCGCTGCCCGGTCATCGCGCCCGCCGGGTTCCTCGAGCACGCGGTCGCGGAGAACATCTACGCGGGGACGGCCATGGCCCGCCGCGCCGCCTACATGTACGGCGCGGCCCTGCCCCGCGGACCGAAAGGTCAGGTGGGCGCGGGTCTCGGACAGACCACCTCGACCGGGACCATCAGCCTGGTTCCGCCCACGCTCGACGTCACCCGCACGGAGCAGCAGGAGACCGTCGACGGTGTCCGCATGGTGTTCCAGCTGACGCCGGGAACCGAGGCGCCCGCGGAGATGAACATCCATTTCCCCGACCGCCGGATCCTGTGCATGGCCGAGAACGCCACCCACACCCTGCACAACATCGTCACCCTGCGCGGGGCGCTGGTCCGCGACCCGCACGTGTGGGCGAAATACCTCACCGATTCCATCAATCGGTACGGCCGTCGCTGCGACCTCGTGTTCTCCTCCCACCACTGGCCGATCTGGGGCACCGACCGGATCGTGGAGTTCCTGTCGCTGCAACGCGACATGTACGCCTACCTCAACGACCAGACCCTGCGACTGCTGAACCAGGGCTATGTCGGCGCCGAGATCGCCGAGATGATCACCGTGCCACCCGCCCTGGCGGCCTCCTGGTCGACCCGCGGCTACTACGGCTCGGTCAGCCACAACGTGAAGGCCGTCTATCAGCGCTACATGGGCTGGTTCGACGGCAATCCCGCGCACCTGTGGGAACACCCGCCGGTGGACAACGCCCGCAGACACGTCGAGGCGATGGGCGGGGCCGACGCCGTGCTGCGGCAGGCGCAACAGGCCTACGACGCCGCCGACTTCCGCTGGGTCGTGCAGCTGGTGAACTACGTGATCTTCGCCGACCCCGGCAACGACACCGCGAAAGCCCTGCAGGCCAGTGCCTTCGAACAGCTCGCCTACGGCGCCGAGAACGCGACCTGGCGCAACTTCTACCTCAGCGGCGCGCACGAACTGCGCCACGGCCCCTTCGGCACCCCCACCGCGGCGAACTCGGCGGCCCTGGCCTCGGCGCTGAGCGTCGAGCAGGTCTTCGACGCCATGGCGCTGCGGATCGACGGTCCCAAGGCCTGGGATGTGCGCATGATCACCGACTGGCGGATCAGCGACGAGGGCGGCCGGATCCACCGGGTGGAACTGCGCAACGGTGTGCTCGTGCACTACGACCGCTTCCCCGGCGACGAACTGCCCGCGCCCGCGGCGACCGTCACCCTCACCCGGCCGGTGCTGATCCGCAGCCTGGTCGGCGGCGGTGACCTGAGGAAGAACGTGCTCAGTGGTGACATCGTCATCGACGGCGATGCCACCGTGCTGGCCCAGCTGCCCGGCCTGGTCGACAAGCCGGACCCGAACTTCGCGATCGTGACGCCGTAGCGCTACCGCTTGGCGTAGTCGGCGACCCCTTGCCAGTCGAGCATCACGCAGGCCTCGTCGCCGACCACCCATGCGTCGTGGCCCGGCGGCACCAGCATCACGTCACCGGGACCGAACTCCTGCTGGTCACCGCCGTCCATCTGCACCACCATCCGGCCGGACAGCACGTAGCCCATGTGCGGTGCCTGACAGCTGTCGGTCCCCGCGATCGGCTTGACGTGCTGGGACCAGCGCCAGCCGGGCTCGAACACGGCCCGGCCCACCGGTCCGCTGCCGAGCTCGACGAGATCGAGCCTGCCCTTGTTCTCCTCGAAGGGCCTGGTTTCCTCGGGTGAATCGAAGTTCTTCCGCGTCAGGGCAGACATCGCCGTCTCCTGGGTCGTCGGTGGTGGCGGGCATGTCGGGTCCACCGGGGACGCGCCCGGCCCGCGACGGCAGCCACCGCAGAGTCAATGGTTCGCCGGTCGCCGGACATGCGCAAGAGTCATCTGCCGTTCGCGCGGCGAGGCCGGGGCATGGGCCGCGACCACATGCCCCGAGCCGGAGACCTCAGGAACCGGTGGGGACCTCGCCGACGGCCTTGGCCGGGTCGATCACACCGAAGACCTCGCCCTGCGGGGCCTGCAGGATGCCCATGCGGCCGAACGGGCTGTCGTCGGGGCCCATGATCACCGAGGCGCCCAGTTCGGTGGCCTTGGCCAGGGTGGCGTCGGTGTCGTCGACCTGGATCCAGGTGAGCCAGTAGGTGGGCGTGCCCAGCGCGGAGGCGTCCATCATGCCGCCGACGGTGTGGGTCTCGCCGGGCAGCGCGAAGGTGGAGTAGGTGAAGTTCGCGCCGTCGCCGATCTCGGTGTAGTTCCAGCCGAACACGGCGTGGTAGAAGTCGTGCGCCTGGTCGTAGCCCGCGGTGTGCAGCTCGTTCCAGCAGTAGGCGCCGTGCTGGTTGTAGATCCCGGCGCCGGTGTGCGCCTTGGCTTCCCAGACCCCGAACACGCCGCCGGTCGGGTCGGCGCCGATGAACATGCGGCCCACGTCGAGCACGTCGAACGGCGGCATGAACACCTGGCCGCCCGCCTTGGACACCTTC
It encodes the following:
- a CDS encoding PucR family transcriptional regulator, with the translated sequence MPDEATTLGELLIALDHTVATLVDAPAGESVPLRAVALAEPADLRDQLDADGPLPEVYLLVGDDTEATLRWLHGLAGRTPAQRPRVLMTKSANDSPAVRAAAHAAGIALVHVHRQARWDQVFGLVRRMLARSPGQRAAAGEHDLLAPDTDLFGLAQVVARETGGMVSIEDPHSHVLAYSASDAAADRLRIQSILGREGPADYLRILREWGVFDRVRRSDEVVDVPEHPELDIRRRLVVGIRRGDPARMLGTIWLQQGDRPLRPDAAQVLRGASAVAARIIARGLDAPSTEALLVRRLFGAHGDGVDVPSVAAALNLPTTGPAAVIGFARVGPDPGPVPSSGLIRLHASAFRDDSVTEAIGDRVYVLLPSYHSERGVGSWARELVAQLEQARGLLVRAAVAAPVAGLTAVAGARAEVDRVLDSPAAASGSRVATLAEARTAVLLAEIVDLVRARPDLHDPRLAALDAYDREHSAQLRVSVREYLRVHGEVSVAAAALRVHPNTLRYRLRRVETVLGIDLGDPADRLLLELQLAAIPIAQP
- a CDS encoding alkyl/aryl-sulfatase; its protein translation is MVDGTKTERFDMSRRGLLGVGAGAAAALATGLAVTGCGGDPDPISPSTTQTEPTEAIRDANRRLTDTLPFGDTADFADADRGWIAALEPGTVTDAAGKVVWDTESYDFLAGSCPQSVNPSLWRQSQLTVKQGLYEIAPGFYQIRGLDLSNMTLIEGETGVLVIDPLVSAETAAAGLALYRRHRGDRPVTGLIYSHSHVDHFGGSYGVVTPQDVAAGRCPVIAPAGFLEHAVAENIYAGTAMARRAAYMYGAALPRGPKGQVGAGLGQTTSTGTISLVPPTLDVTRTEQQETVDGVRMVFQLTPGTEAPAEMNIHFPDRRILCMAENATHTLHNIVTLRGALVRDPHVWAKYLTDSINRYGRRCDLVFSSHHWPIWGTDRIVEFLSLQRDMYAYLNDQTLRLLNQGYVGAEIAEMITVPPALAASWSTRGYYGSVSHNVKAVYQRYMGWFDGNPAHLWEHPPVDNARRHVEAMGGADAVLRQAQQAYDAADFRWVVQLVNYVIFADPGNDTAKALQASAFEQLAYGAENATWRNFYLSGAHELRHGPFGTPTAANSAALASALSVEQVFDAMALRIDGPKAWDVRMITDWRISDEGGRIHRVELRNGVLVHYDRFPGDELPAPAATVTLTRPVLIRSLVGGGDLRKNVLSGDIVIDGDATVLAQLPGLVDKPDPNFAIVTP
- a CDS encoding cupin domain-containing protein, encoding MSALTRKNFDSPEETRPFEENKGRLDLVELGSGPVGRAVFEPGWRWSQHVKPIAGTDSCQAPHMGYVLSGRMVVQMDGGDQQEFGPGDVMLVPPGHDAWVVGDEACVMLDWQGVADYAKR
- a CDS encoding VOC family protein, whose translation is MPTRDEAWPQGTPCWIDCQVDDTAAAREFYGALFGWDIQDSPADAGGYLMAMLDGRPAAGIGPKPDGMPMPSAWTTYFAAQRADEIAEKVSKAGGQVFMPPFDVLDVGRMFIGADPTGGVFGVWEAKAHTGAGIYNQHGAYCWNELHTAGYDQAHDFYHAVFGWNYTEIGDGANFTYSTFALPGETHTVGGMMDASALGTPTYWLTWIQVDDTDATLAKATELGASVIMGPDDSPFGRMGILQAPQGEVFGVIDPAKAVGEVPTGS